The genomic region aggacacgcagggagaggacatcagctcagagacacatgtccacagagaggacacacagggagatgACATCAGCTCAGAGACACGTGtccagagagaggacacacagggagaggacatcaatTCAGAGACACGTGTCTACAGAGAGGACATGCAGGGAGAGGACATCGGCtcagagacacatgtccaccCCGAGACTGAAGGAGACACGGAGCACTCTTCTGACATTGACAGTGATGAAGACTGGCGTGCTCCAATCGACTTTACAGCTGCACAGgtggagacagaggcagatggAGACCACCACAACCAAGTTCAGATCAGAGCAAAAAGCACCACTGTACCAAACTCAGGTCTATCCCCCAAATacaagtctgcaccagagaccagatCCACAGTGGACAATGGGGACATGTCAGGATCAGCCGAAGGAGCTGCAGGGGAGAAACACCAGTGCTCTGTTGGTAAAAAGAGATTTGACTTAAAAAACTATTTAGAAAGAGTTGACAGAAgagagaaaccttacagctgttctgtctgtgagaaagcatttactcgAAAGATTCATCTCACActacacatgagaacacacacaggagacaaaccttacagctgttgtCTTTGTGAAAAAGCATTTACTCAAAAGAGTCATCTCACAgaccacatgagaacacacacaggagacaagccttacagctgttctgtctgtgagaaagcattttcTCAAAAGATTACTCTTACActacacatgagaacacacacaggagacaaaccttacagctgttctgtctgtgagaaagcatttactcaAAAGATTACTCTTACACTACATATGAGAACACACACtggagacaaaccttacagctgttctgtctgtgagaaagcatttactgtAAAGAGTTATCTCACGctacacatgagaacacacacaggagacgggacttacagctgttctgtctgtgagaaagcatttactcgAAAGAGTTATCTCCCaaaacacatgagaacacacacaggtgacaAACCTTACagttgttctgtctgtgagaaagcatttagtCTAAAGTGTACTCTCAGaaaacacatgagaacacacacaggagacaaaccttacagtTGTTCTGTCTGTAATAAACGATTTACCTTCAGCAGTGGTCTGAAAACACATATGAGAACTCACTCAGAAGAGAAATAGGTTGAACAGGGTGACTGAAAATGAGAATGATATTCTGTTATCGTTATAATGTTATAGTATATTGTactgttaagaaaataaatgtttgtgcttaatatctgtgtaatgacTGAGCCTACCCACTTTAAACTAAAGCACCTTATGTAATATTGTTATGTTTGTGGAGCCACGGTTGACCAACAACTACATTTCTAGTTtgaaatctctctctctctctctctctctctctctctctctctctctctctctctatctctctctctctatctatctatctatctatatctatatatatatatatatatatatatatatatatatatacatacacacatatatacatacacacatatatacatacacacacacacacacacagtgacgaCGATAATAATAAGAgcaccaagagactgaaacataaagtcagaagggtttattgagttccacacaggtaaagtgaacaatgaagcttGTCTGGCTTCAGTGAGACCATGAAAGATTAAACTGATTTACATAATGAATCAAGTTCCTTGGATGCTCTAATCTCTTTGTCAGTTTGTTTACAggatttaaaagaaaaacacaggggCCCTCAGTGCTCCCCCTGCTCGTCCAGCCTTACCCTCTGCAGTTATGCCTCCTCAAAGCTCCTCCCAGCCTCAGTCTTTGCAGTCTGTTCCACCCACTGAAGAAACCAGGCAGGTGGGTCAGACCGCCTATTTCCTGCCGAGCACCAGAGGAGAATCAGCTTGTGTCGGACCACAATAGATGCACTATCAACTCCACTCTCCTCTGGTTGCCTTCGATCAGTCTTCTGGTCTTCAGTCCCCCTTCactaaaaaatattttgcaatCTTTTTGCGTTGTCTGTATCTGGGTCTAGATGATACATTGTGACAGTACAAACTGGCCACTATCGACCCAGCAGACGGTGAACTACCAGTCGAACCAGTTGTTTGAACGATCATCAACCAAGGGTCCATAAACAAATCTGGCTTCTACTCAACCCCTGGACTCAGCTAACCTACCTCCAACCCAGCAATGCAGAGAAGTTCATATTCCTGATCAAGAGCACCACTCGGGTGATGTGGGGAAGTGTGGAGTTAATATGATTAACTGAGCCCAAGCCTATCCCAACAACACCGTGTATCTCCGCTCCTTGGACCGCTCCCTCCACCCTGTATCCTGAACCGACTGGGCTAACCACCTGAGACAGAGCCCCCATCCTGAGTCTCTACCCACCCTCCACATCTGTCCATATCATCAATAAATCTTTACTATTGTTGCGATGTGGTCCTTGCTAGTGAATATCATCTTGGTTACAAATATTGgcatagttgtttttttgttttttttaaagggcaaCTGTTaagtatttaaaacaaaatttagTGTTACTCTCGTGCCTAtagaattatttttttccaaattggtCTATATGAGCCAAAGCAcactatttcttttttttataaatatttattctgAAAAGCTGTTTTGTATTACCCACACCCACATTTTGGTGTCTTTGTATTTGGTCCATGTATTGAGGCTTAAAgcgttatttaaaatgtttaaatgagaCTTTGTTCTGTATCCAAGAGTATTTTTATGATCATTTTCATGGGAGAGTGTATATTCATTATGCAGTCTGTTTACTTCAGGTAGCAAACCTTTGAAGTTACTGATGTGTGGACACCTCACTGTGTGATGTGTGGAACCATAACTGATGAGCCATTTGCAGTTTCACTGTACCGGCCGTGTGTACTTAGACTTGCATGGCTTAATCTTTGAGACGAGCATATGCTACTGGCAGGATCGACATCGCTTCACCGttaacaaacaaaatggcagcttgtcttttttttttatattaatcagatattttacaaaacattaaacatcaaACTAGAACTCCTAAAAATGTACAGTACTAGTACTAGACATGTACTTGTATTCTGGATGTAACGTGACCATATCATGTGGAGATTGAACattcactgttgagctccacttTTCTGAAAAAGGTCTAACACAGAACACAGGAGCTGATACACTGATGCATCACTTGGTCTTCCATACAGATTTTCTGTTGTTGAAAATGTTTGAACCAAATAAAATGAGCTGCTATTCTACTGAAAACCTTTATTAAAGTGTCTAAAAGTGCCTGAAGCAGAATGAGAATATCTCTGTGTATATATGATACAGTACGCtgtataatgttttgtttgttgatatGTTTCTCTTATTATGCATGCCATCAAACTAGCTTTGCCATTGTATAATTCAATGAATTTTCTTATCAGACTAAAACAATAGTGGAAACACTTATGACATTATAGAATAAACAGAGTAATTCATCATTCATGTAAATGCAGgtgaaatgttatgtttttagaCTTGTAAAAATATGATTCTACATTACATATTCGTGCACATCTGCagcaaaatacattttgtttgctTAGTGATAAGCCGatttgatctaaatatgtgcaAAAATCGGACGTGCACCTGCAGGGTTGGAGATCAAGTGTGAGTAAACTGTTCCTTGTTGG from Periophthalmus magnuspinnatus isolate fPerMag1 chromosome 20, fPerMag1.2.pri, whole genome shotgun sequence harbors:
- the LOC129457235 gene encoding zinc finger protein 391-like, with amino-acid sequence MSRGQNLRGLVQERLTAAAEDIYVLFERITAEYEEELCRCKQENERKQRLLDSTLSPRVVLTRAGVHMSSLSPGFTLKQEIPETPQIKEETEEEHAKQEEEELHMSVPESNDGCVKTEESSLPQRKETDHREDTQGEDISSETCVHREDTQGEDISSETHVHREDTQGDDISSETRVQREDTQGEDINSETRVYREDMQGEDIGSETHVHPETEGDTEHSSDIDSDEDWRAPIDFTAAQVETEADGDHHNQVQIRAKSTTVPNSGLSPKYKSAPETRSTVDNGDMSGSAEGAAGEKHQCSVGKKRFDLKNYLERVDRREKPYSCSVCEKAFTRKIHLTLHMRTHTGDKPYSCCLCEKAFTQKSHLTDHMRTHTGDKPYSCSVCEKAFSQKITLTLHMRTHTGDKPYSCSVCEKAFTQKITLTLHMRTHTGDKPYSCSVCEKAFTVKSYLTLHMRTHTGDGTYSCSVCEKAFTRKSYLPKHMRTHTGDKPYSCSVCEKAFSLKCTLRKHMRTHTGDKPYSCSVCNKRFTFSSGLKTHMRTHSEEK